From the genome of Medicago truncatula cultivar Jemalong A17 chromosome 2, MtrunA17r5.0-ANR, whole genome shotgun sequence:
GATGTTCCTATAATTGTAGCTAACGGTTAATCACTTCCAATAATGATGtctttcaaattttgcatttaGATAATCATGTTTTATGGAAGACATGTGTGTAAGCTTTGTATAAAACTACTTTTGATTTCATTTGCCTCTTAGTTACggcttgtttggattgatgtatttgaacttatctactggCATACACACTTCTGAGAGAGTTcatggaaacaacttataacatgtccataagttgGTTTCAGCTTATTTCTATAAACCTTCTAgtatagcttatgaaaaaagcttattacatatatgaaaatagtttgactttatttttatatattttgttatagaaatagcttaagTTATAAGTGCTTAAGTTAAGCTGTTTATCTAAAGATAACTGCCCTACTAAGCTGTTTAATCAATCATCCCCGTTGTGCAGATGCCCCAGTGGTTCATAAAGAGACAGGACCATCAGAAACGAACCTGTTTTCTGGAACAAGACTAATTGATTCAAGTCAACCTCCAACAAAGCAAGTCGAACCTGTGTGTCAGCTTCATAAGGTTCTTAAGTTTAAGTTATCACCTGATTCGGCAATTCAATGTCGCACAGATGAGGAGGCCAGTTGAATTTCAATGCTATATAATAGTGACTGAGTACAGGTTATAATTTTGTTGATCAATCATGTAGCAGTGGGTCATTCATGTTCTAATATGTACAAAGTAACCTTTTCCCCTCaataagtcttttttttaataggtcaatgttagtattttttttaatttttgaatatttaacTCCTCAACTTCTTTAATCGTTTAATTCAAACCAATTGAGCTACCCGACCCAGAGGTATTTGTTATTTGGCATTTATTTATAAAGTATTGATATCCTCGGGGGTATTATGTGAATTCACATTTTGTCTGCTTTTAAAGATTCGTGATGAcattttaataacaattataatGAAAATGTAATTACATAGATCGACAGATAtacataaatacttttttttttgttgaatacaTACATTTATATCTGTAAgagaaaaaatacatatattttatgcatttataAAGTTAAAgattgaaaagaaaaggaaaaagggTGCAAGTTGAACATGAAAATCTTCTTTCGGCGGCTCGTTTCTCTTTGATTCTTTCTTTAGTAAAAGTAACACTAGCTTGTACACTGCTGTTTgcttccttttattttttattttttaaaatttgtatttcatatttaataaaattgaatcataAGACTACAGGGTTTGGAATTGGAATGTATTGTACGGTTGTCATGGGCATCTTGCTGGCCAGCCCTCATTTGAGATTTActccatttttttaaagaaaaaaaaacaaaaattgaaacctCTATTTCAAAGCACCGATTGTACGACTACAATGTTAGgagtcccacatcagataaaTAAAGTGTTTGATATAGTACTCAAGTCACCAGGCTCTTCCACCTAACATATTAGTATTTTAGATTGAGCTATCTTCATGGACTTAAGTCCTAACACACAACCgtaaattcaaattatttacttagtGTAAGTTTGTTTCATAGTTGAGAATTTCGCTTTGAAGAATAACtttattgataaataataatgaacATCTTATTTTCAAGTATTGTTTGTTAAAATGTGTGAGTCACATTGATTTGTAAGAGAGGGTATTACGGATAAttacttcaattttatttctatttatatgAGAACATTTTATTCCTACCCacttccttaaaaataaaattatgggtaattttctaattttgtaacacatgtgaaaatataaatatgtaacCTCTACAACCATGAAAGAGATGAGTTTTGTGGTGTCTCATATCTATAGGGAGGCAATGCTTGTGCTGACAATCTTGCTAATGTTGGTCTAGCTTTAACTTCTGCTGACTTGTTTTGGTCTGATGACTTACCTGACTCCATTAGAGAAGAGTACAATAGGAACAGGTTAGATATGCCCAACTTTAGATTTACTACCTTTTGAAAAGGTTTTGGTATAGTctcccttttcttttttgtactctttttttggtttctaaTGGATagttgcttttaaaaaaaaatcatgaaagagacgcaaccttagttgcacacatggaaaaaaattgaagaacaaaattaaatgatttaGATTTACGGTTGTGATCACACAAAAATTATCTTAAAGTACAATATTTTTATGCCGTTATCCAATGGAAACCAATTATCTTTTCCTATAAGCTTGATTTGTAATGGTATTTTGAAGATAACTACTAGACACTCTATTTCTATTGAATGTTAATGTAAAACTAGTTTACACCGACGATACATTTTTTCATCATGGTTATTGTTGTtaattggcttcaaatttgtggtttggaagaacagagaaatcgtgacacaatttcATCAACGTATCATGATTTTCAGGCAGTGAGCATGGTTTGCAGGGTgctcaatcgtgtcacgattttgggaaaacgtgacacgattttcaaacTTGCTGGGTACGTTTTCAGAATAAGGTTgatcgtaccttgggtcgtacgcaccaatcgtgtcacgatttggacaaacgtgacacgattttaacaactgaagactgctatataagtgttcttgtgcagattttgaaggagagcttgaagagagagaaacttggattacaaaggaggtaactttagggttgagtgtctttgtagtgaggatctcttgggttgggaaacattgtaaacacattgggtagtgagatttcaccattggaaggatcaaaaagcttccttttgtgttttctcttaggattcattATTGAGAGTTTGGGTGAcacaaaatgggtagaaattaggtcttgttcttagcttataagctaatttcttgtaactcttttgtaacactttcatcatagtggattggagggtTGCTCTCTTTCCCAtattaggtcatattggaccgaactgggtcaacaatcttggtgtgtttgttcctttctttcattgtttatctttattgctttgattatgcttgtggtgttgctctacatttagatctaggtctgtttttgttgttgttgcttggggACACTTTATccattgattaccacttcctttgctccacacatctttgttattcattggtgGAATtttgtccgaattcacaacagttATTATAttaacttttgatttttctcACTCTTTTTTTACAAGGAAATGAAGTATATCAGTAGACTAGGGAAGAAAATGAGCGGTATTAGATCCCCACTACATCAAAATGTAGAAGAGAATCAAAGTGAAGgggaaaagaataaaaatagtgCAGGAAAAGTTGCATGAGTGACCAATTGCTAATGATGGTAATCAAGACCTGAGAGTTTGTTTCTACAATGAGTGACTTAATATTGAGAGGATTGGCAACCCGTAAGCCATGAATCATACCTTAGAATTCAGCTGAAACAATGAGAATTATCTAGCAATGGATTTGTTGACCTAGACATACactcaaaaacattttttttcttcttcaaagaCTAGAGAGTTTTGATCTTTTCCAAAGATACCAAATAGTAACACCATTATTAGTAAGATTTCAATGAAGGCAGTAAAAAAAGGACAAGTAGCATCACTTCATCATAAGTCATAAGCATATGCTTTCTTTCCTCATTGGTAAGAGGTTTATAATGATTGAATTTCCAAagaaaacattaattattgaattCACGACAATTTCAAGCAAtagaaaaatcatatatatatatttttttatatatctcGTCTCTCATTTTCTCCATTTTATACGGAACCTAAACTATTCAATTAATTTTCGGGTactgtattttattttcatagtaTTATCTAAATGGACCCGTGCATCGCATGGGTGGTTCTAGtgcaataaaaaatttgaaaagcaTCTTTTTCCTTCAATAGTGCAATACTTGTTTTAAAAGGATATGAAAAATTGATCTAAAAAGAAAGTGCTTGTGAGTGAGTGT
Proteins encoded in this window:
- the LOC25487364 gene encoding uncharacterized protein isoform X2, giving the protein MEANATSNDEDEYVLLDLDGVYGLIDIPPNANYVLKIGEYEETIGTCIAFSEQHAPVVHKETGPSETNLFSGTRLIDSSQPPTKQVEPVCQLHKVLKFKLSPDSAIQCRTDEEAS